The genomic DNA GTCTAACAATGTACAATATAATGCAGGAAATCCAAGAGTAACTCCTGAAGTGACAAGAGATGTTTGCTTATTGGCTAGAATGATGGCTGCTAATTTGTATTACTCCCAAATAGAGGATCTTATGTTTGAAGTAATTTAAAGCTGCCTAAATCTTTTTAAATGGTATCACTGTAGATGGTTTACTACTATGGCACCATTATGttgatttctctttttgtttttgtagctGTCAATGTGGCGTTGCAATGACGAGCTACGTGTTCGTGCAGAAGAACTTAATAGGTCTTCCAAGAAAGATGCAGTTGCAAAACACTACATAGGTGTTTACTTAAGTCTATCTTTTAAGTTcaattaagtaaattttttgTACTTTAGTAAAAGCTCCCATATGATGATAGCTACATTGGTTAGTTTACTTTTCTGATACTCTTTTACTCAATTCATGATACAGAGTTTTGGAAAAACATTCCTCCAAATGAACCATACCGAGTGATACTTGGTGAAGTAAGGGACAGACTCTACCAAACTCGTGAGCGTTCTCGCCATTTGTTAGCTCATGGGTACTCGGACATTCCAGAGGAAAATACTTTCACCAATGTTGACGAGGTAAATATTtgcttacttttttttctttcaaataatacAATCTATTTCAGCTTCTGAGTTTAGCTGTTTAAAATTCATCATTGTTATACATTATTCGTCCACTGTTTATGTAGTTTAAGAAACTTATCAAAACCTATTTcgatattaatataatttcattttctgaAATTGATGTTTTTCAGTTTTGTTAGATTATCATCAAAGTTTACTACTTTAGTTTTGTTTGTAGtataaaaggataaaatagaCATAACAGAACAAGGATATGTTTTATGAATCATTTAGTTTGATTGCTTGTTATTTTTTGGCTAActgaactttttaaattttttctagtTCTTGGAACCTCTTGAACTCTGTTATAGATCACTTTGTGCTTGTGGTGATCGCGCAATTGCTGATGGAAGTCTTCTAGATTTCTTGAGGCAAGTCTCTACTTTTGGTCTGTCACTAGTGAGGCTTGATATTAGGCAAGAGTCAGACCGTCACACTGATGTGTTGGATGCCATAACCAAACACCTTGAAATTGGCTCCTACCAAGAATGGTCTGAAGATAAACGGCAGCAATGGCTTTTGTCTGAATTGAGTGGCAAACGCCCCTTGTTCGGACCTGACCTTCCCCAAACCGAAGAAATTAAAGATGTTTTGGATACATTTCATGTCATAGCAGAACTACCATCAGACAACTTTGGAGCATATATCATATCAATGGCAACTGCAGCATCCGATGTTCTAGCAGTTGAACTTTTGCAACGTGAATGCCATGTCAAGCAACCATTGAGAGTTGTACCATTGTTTGAGAAGCTTGCAGATCTGGAGGCAGCTCCTGCTGCTTTGGCCCGGTTGTTCTCAATAGATTGGTACAGAAATCGGATCAACGGGAAACAAGAAGTCATGATTGGGTACTCCGATTCAGGTAAAGATGCCGGAAGGTTTTCTGCAGCATGGCAGCTATACAAGGCTCAAGAGGAGCTTATAAAGGTAGCTAAGGAGTATGGTGTTAAACTAACTATGTTCCACGGTCGTGGAGGGACTGTTGGGAGAGGTGGTGGTCCCACTCATCTTGCTATCCTGTCTCAGCCTCCAGATACAATCCATGGATCACTTCGTGTAACTGTACAAGGCGAAGTTATTGAGCAATCATTTGGTGAGGAGCACTTGTGTTTCCGAACACTACAACGTTTCACTGCAGCTACTCTAGAGCATGGAATGCATCCACCAATTTCTCCCAAACCAGAATGGCGTGCGTTGATGGATCAGATGGCTATCATTGCCACAGAGGAATACCGTTCTATGGTATTCCAAGAACCTCGTTTTGTTGAGTATTTCAGGCTGGTAAGATTCCTCAAATAAAGATCAGTtgcttgtttttctttctttctattgaaTAAACCGGCAGTTATATTAACAGTCACTAAAAACTTTCTAAACTGCAGGCTACTCCAGAGTTGGAGTATGGCCGCATGAATATCGGAAGTCGACCTGCAAAGCGAAAGCCAAGCGGAGGTATTGAGACTCTCCGTGCTATTCCTTGGATCTTTGCCTGGACACAAACAAGGTTTCATCTTCCAGTGTGGCTAGGCTTTGGGGCCGCATTCAAGAATGTTATTGACAAGGATATTAGAAATCTTCAAATGCTTCAAGAGATGTACAATCAATGGCCTTTCTTTAGGGTCACtattgatttaattgaaatgGTGTTTGCCAAGGGAGACCCAGGTATTGCTGCTCTGTATGACAGGCTCCTTGTTTCAAACGATCTATGGTCATTTGGGGAGCAGTTGAGAACCAAATTTGAAGAAACCAAGAAACTCCTACTTCAGGTGAAGCTATATTAATTCAACTAATTTACTAAGAATAAGGCACTGGTTAGTTCTTACAAAagcttattttcatttttctgctGTACTGGTATAGGTGGCTGCGCACAAGGATCTTCTTGAGGGAGACCCTTACTTAAAGCAAAGACTCCGCCTGCGTGATTCATACATAACTACCTTGAATGTGTGCCAGGCTTACACATTGAAACGCATCCGTGATCCAAACTATAATGTGAAACTACGTCCCCACATCTCTAAAGAGTCTATAGAGATAAGTAAAGCTGCTGATGAACTTGTAACACTGAACCCAACAAGTGAATATGCACCTGGTTTGGAAGACACCCTCATTCTCACCATGAAGGGTATTGCTGCTGGCTTGCAAAACACTGGTTAAATCTGAGTTTATGTGGTCTTTGTCTTCTCTTCTCTTCGCTTTCACTTTCACTTTCACTTTCACTTTGGTTTTCTGTTTTCTTACCAGAAATAATGAATTAGTTGCTCACACCAAAAGGGtgtgtttttcttttccctAGTTATATCCATCATAAGATATCAACAGTGTTTCCATGGTTCTGTGAATGAATCAATGCAAGTTTGCAACTGATTGGTATGTTCAATCCTAAACTATGTTGATGGATAATAAATCAGTGATTGATTgttacaaaatatatgttatcatcagtcatattaattaaatatttttttttggttattttttagTGTGATATCCGTGCACCATACAAATACATGATATCATTGTCataagatgtaaaaaaaaaatcaatattttaccaaaaaaaaatgaaaaaagttatCAATAGCATTAATGCAgagttttttttggttgattttttagacaaaatacCATTTATTAACAAAAGTCTTGTGACAATATTTATTTACTAAATTATAGAAgtgttttgtaattttattaacattgttatattgattaatatcaatttaattttaaattttagtataaatgactcaacaatattttttagagTGATcaagattatttttatttataatgtttaattaattttattaatacagTGACAAAGAGTGCacctaatttaaatttttaattagagTATTgctatatttttctcattttaatcttgaagatttgccctaaaaaattatgcagaagaTACACAACTAATAAATACtgtcaaaaaatcaaataaaatacacaGTTCTCTTGTAATTAATTGATTCGTGAAAGAATAtcttaaaacaaattatttagtGATAATTATGTGTTATATGTATAATTATTTAGTGATAATTATTTAGTTACGATTAGTTTCTCCCgtttgtaatttaattttgatctttCAAAATCAACCATTCAAGACAATAAAAACAAGTGAGGTGTTTTGTTGAGCAAGGTTCAGATTTATAGGGCAAAAATATGCCTTGAGATTGGTTTCTTGATCTTCTACTGTCTCGAATAGTTGATTTTGAATGATCAAAATTAAAAGTTGCAAAAGGAGGGAAACATAGAGGGCTGGaatgtagtttttttaataagaaaccAAAATCGCAACTAGTGCAAAGTTAGGggtcaaaagtgcatttaagcctaacTTTTATAGTAAATTATAGGTTTTTTTCCTCCATATTTTTATCTATAAAATATTCAAGAGGCAcgctatttaaaaaaaatacacatttatctttaaattaatcataaacatttcaaaaattgagTCGTTGAAACTTCCAGCTCATTGTCCAACCGTGGTTGAACggaataaaaagtaaatacataaataataaattaaataataaggTGCTAAATATCATATCTAATTATATTTCGTCATATCTTATCACACAtccaacacaacacaacatgtTCATCTCCACTACGTTTATTTTATCCCCGTGTCAGTTCTTCATCAACACAATGTTCCATACAACATCCTCAGTCTTACAACCATCCAATAAAATTTTCCCTTCAACTTGAATGGTATTTTACACAAGgttcttctccatttcaaccaccaTTTTATACTATAAAATCAAGATAATTAAACGTGTAGCTTCTGCTTCTATCCAAAACAAagtaagaaattaaaatttgattattttgaacTAAAGAGGGAATTAACCCATAAACCTTGGAAACCGTGACTCATGCCAAGGAGTGAACACACATTTTTAAGAAGTATAACATTTACCATTAGATGTATAATTCCAAAAATGTTTGATATAAGAATCTGTAATTGGTAAACTACAATAAACTACAGTAAACTACAATGATCTCTTGAtctcatcctttacgttttatCTAAAAGCCCTCCTCATACAACCTTCATATCATTCAATACTACCCTCTTCAAATGAGATGAAAATGgagagagtgtgtgtgtgtgtgaaagAGATATGAAAGAAAACTCAACAACCTATCTTCAAACGAGAAGAAAGGTGAATGGTAAAGAATGGCGTTGGTAGCATCTTCTGGCATTAAGAAATGACAAGAAGAACTTCCTCCACAATTTCTGAGCTTACTTTTCCCAAATAATATCACACTCCCACAAATTCTAATCATCATCGGATTCCAGCGTTGGGCTCTGAGAGCAGCTCTCCTTTTGATGGAGCtccaacattttcttttctGGATTACACAGGCCTGCAGATATACAATAACCCAGATATaattcacaaaaaatatttccCATTCCTTTCTGGTTACATTATAATATGATGAATATAACAAATGTGTGCATACACTCGAATGCGTACATGTGCGAGATTTAATACAATACACTAAATATACAAGAATCTCTGCAAAGATGGTAAGTAACTAAACATTCCTTATTTCGGATTAATTTAATATGAAAAGAGTAAAAATCCCTTGATTTCTTTTGTAATACATTTTACAAGTCTGTTAATGCAGTTAAATTtatccctctttttttttgCCATCCGATCTTCTCCATCGATAGTTGGACAGAGAGATTACTACACAAAAATTAAGCTTCAGACAATTGTTCACCACAAGGCAGTCCAATGATAACAGTAAAATTATTTGGTTGGAGGCCTATGTgtgttttttcatattttcgAGGGAATTTTATTGTACAAACTCCGGAATATAGATACCAACATTTTTGGGCAAAGAGAAAAACGAACCTGAACACTTAGGAATATCCCACACAGCAATAGATGTGGCTGTACAGTCTGAAGCACAAAGTTCGAGATTGTTCTCATGTTTGACATTCATTGCGAGCATCCAAGCTCCAATAGTAACATCCTCATTGCTGAACATCCGGAAACTGCGACACAATGCAAATATTACATTCGATATGGGAAGGGGTCAGGTACTGAACAATGTTCGTATCaatatgtttatttattgtAATGTTCACCCCTTTTCATTGGGAATGAAAGGATGAAACACATTTTAAAACGTCGTGACATATGAAGCATGAAAATGTATGAATTAATTAGGGACATGAAGGGGTTAAGAACGAAAGAAGCCGGTTCATAAGTTCCAAATAATTGATTTACACATTTCAAGCAATGTTTTCATAACCAGTCTATCGGTAAATTTGATAACTAACAAACAACTTACGGGATTGATTCAATGGACATGATATTCAAAGGAAGCAACATTGTAAATCATAAAAGGGCTTTCTATTTTACAAGTTTAAACCATGGACTCAAGAACCAAATGAGTGGAAAAACTCCCCGAAACAATGCTATGGATGGTAATAAAACGAGAATATAGCTCCCAATCAATTTGGGCCAGGAAACAACTCATTACTCAACAGGACTATCCCAAATTCAGAGTAATGtatcaacttttattttattttttaatgatataaaCAGAGATTAACCCTAGCACTAGTAGACATATAAATGTTCACAATCCATTATAGGAGATGGCAAAAAAGCAGATACGCAAAACACAAAGATcaatagtattttattctagATGCCCCCCACCCccacccaaaaataaaaaacatataaaaataaaaaaaaacaagtatatCCAGTGCTATTTCTTGCAATTCCCAAAATATACAATAGTTGTCTACATTTTGCAACCCCAGTGTGTACTGAAAAAGGAAAACATACCTGTCATTTCGAAGAACAACCAAGCTTGAAACAACATCAGCAGAAAGAGCATATATAGGACCATAAGCATGAAGAAAATACTCCTTTCCAAGCAAATGGGATAGTGGCTCATACCTGCAAGATATATTACTCCATAAACAAAAGAAGTTCATATGATAGTGGCTCATAGTATAATTACTCCATAAACAAAAGAAGTTCATATGATAGTTATAAAATGTCACCATAAATTGTAGAGCAAAACTAGACAGCAAATAACAGCAACAACGTAAACAAACAAAAGGTTAAGAGCCCGTTTGGTGCGCATGATAAGGAGACATGATATGATTAGAATATCCTATCCTGACTCAATCCGTTGTTTGGTGCACCAACAGGAAATGATAAGTTTAACCTGTTTCTAATCCTATCCTATTGAACCTTTGTAATTCTTATCCTTAGTTTTTGGTGGGTTAACAACATGATA from Medicago truncatula cultivar Jemalong A17 chromosome 8, MtrunA17r5.0-ANR, whole genome shotgun sequence includes the following:
- the LOC25502534 gene encoding phosphoenolpyruvate carboxylase, housekeeping isozyme, with the translated sequence MANRNLEKMASIDAQLRQLVPAKVSEDDKLVEYDALLLDRFLDILQDLHGEDLKETVQEVYELSAEYEGKHDPQKLEELGNLITSLDAGDSIVVAKSFSHMLNLANLAEEVQIAHRRRIKLKKGDFADENNATTESDIEETIKRLVGELNKTPQEVFDALKNQTVDLVLTAHPTQSIRRSLLQKHGRIRNCLTQLYAKDITPDDKQELDEALQREIQAAFRTDEIRRTPPTPQDEMRAGMSYFHETIWMGVPKFLRRVDTALKNIGINERVPYNAPLIQFSSWMGGDRDGNPRVTPEVTRDVCLLARMMAANLYYSQIEDLMFELSMWRCNDELRVRAEELNRSSKKDAVAKHYIEFWKNIPPNEPYRVILGEVRDRLYQTRERSRHLLAHGYSDIPEENTFTNVDEFLEPLELCYRSLCACGDRAIADGSLLDFLRQVSTFGLSLVRLDIRQESDRHTDVLDAITKHLEIGSYQEWSEDKRQQWLLSELSGKRPLFGPDLPQTEEIKDVLDTFHVIAELPSDNFGAYIISMATAASDVLAVELLQRECHVKQPLRVVPLFEKLADLEAAPAALARLFSIDWYRNRINGKQEVMIGYSDSGKDAGRFSAAWQLYKAQEELIKVAKEYGVKLTMFHGRGGTVGRGGGPTHLAILSQPPDTIHGSLRVTVQGEVIEQSFGEEHLCFRTLQRFTAATLEHGMHPPISPKPEWRALMDQMAIIATEEYRSMVFQEPRFVEYFRLATPELEYGRMNIGSRPAKRKPSGGIETLRAIPWIFAWTQTRFHLPVWLGFGAAFKNVIDKDIRNLQMLQEMYNQWPFFRVTIDLIEMVFAKGDPGIAALYDRLLVSNDLWSFGEQLRTKFEETKKLLLQVAAHKDLLEGDPYLKQRLRLRDSYITTLNVCQAYTLKRIRDPNYNVKLRPHISKESIEISKAADELVTLNPTSEYAPGLEDTLILTMKGIAAGLQNTG